In Halopseudomonas xinjiangensis, a single genomic region encodes these proteins:
- the thiI gene encoding tRNA uracil 4-sulfurtransferase ThiI: protein MKLIIKFFPEITIKTRPVRKRFIQQLKGNLKAVLRAIDSDARVSGNWDFLEVSLGADPTLQQCCIERLRNTPGIAHFVEVHEYELDTLEQLADLCVENVGEQIRGKTFAVRCRRVGTHPFSSPEAAAFLGSELFERCGAAGVSLKNPQVWVNVEIRDQRVLLIQKRHEGMGGFPLGTQEPVLCLLSGGFDSTVAAYQMLQRGLLPHFIFFNMGGRAHELGVRQVAHYMWERYASSHRLRFISVPFEGVVAELLTNIDNPLMGVVLKRMMLRAANRVAWRLGLDALVTGEAIAQVASQTLPNLRVIDKASDLLVLRPLITTSKTDIIRTAREIGTEGFASSMPEYCGIISVSPAIRSTPNQVETAEANFDFEILDAAIAAAGYHECEELEQPMEGMSDVEVVDQALTGQVVIDIRHPDEREQAPFVIEGVEVKPIPFYELSIRFKELDPARNYLLYCQKGIMSQMHAQTLADAGHGHVRVLRPRAAI from the coding sequence ATGAAACTCATCATAAAGTTTTTCCCCGAAATCACCATCAAGACGCGTCCTGTGCGCAAGCGCTTCATTCAGCAGCTCAAGGGGAATCTGAAAGCCGTCCTCAGGGCAATCGACAGCGATGCGCGGGTCAGTGGCAATTGGGATTTCCTTGAAGTCAGCCTGGGTGCCGACCCGACGCTGCAGCAATGCTGTATCGAGCGGCTGCGCAATACGCCCGGCATCGCGCACTTCGTTGAAGTGCACGAGTATGAGTTGGATACGCTGGAGCAGCTTGCCGACCTCTGCGTGGAAAACGTGGGTGAGCAGATCCGAGGCAAGACCTTTGCGGTACGCTGCCGTCGCGTCGGTACGCATCCATTCAGCTCGCCCGAGGCGGCTGCCTTCCTGGGCTCGGAGCTGTTCGAGCGCTGCGGCGCAGCAGGCGTATCGCTGAAGAATCCGCAGGTATGGGTTAACGTCGAGATTCGCGACCAGCGCGTGTTGCTCATTCAGAAGCGGCACGAGGGCATGGGCGGCTTTCCGCTCGGAACGCAGGAGCCGGTGTTGTGCCTGCTCTCTGGCGGCTTCGACTCGACCGTCGCCGCCTATCAGATGCTTCAGCGTGGCCTGCTGCCGCATTTCATCTTCTTCAATATGGGCGGCCGTGCGCACGAACTGGGCGTGCGCCAGGTTGCTCACTACATGTGGGAACGCTACGCGAGCAGCCATCGCTTGCGCTTTATCAGCGTGCCCTTCGAAGGCGTGGTCGCCGAGCTGCTGACGAACATCGACAACCCGTTGATGGGCGTGGTGCTCAAGCGCATGATGCTGCGCGCAGCGAACCGGGTCGCCTGGCGGCTGGGGCTCGATGCGCTGGTGACCGGCGAGGCCATTGCGCAGGTCGCCAGCCAGACGCTGCCCAATCTGCGCGTGATTGACAAGGCCAGTGACCTGCTGGTGCTGCGACCGCTGATTACCACCAGCAAGACCGACATCATCCGGACCGCGCGCGAGATCGGCACCGAAGGCTTTGCCAGCAGCATGCCCGAGTATTGCGGGATCATCTCGGTGAGCCCGGCGATCCGCAGTACGCCGAATCAGGTCGAGACGGCCGAAGCCAACTTCGACTTCGAGATACTCGACGCGGCGATCGCCGCGGCCGGCTATCATGAATGCGAAGAGCTGGAGCAGCCGATGGAGGGTATGAGTGACGTGGAAGTCGTTGACCAGGCGCTGACCGGGCAGGTGGTAATCGACATTCGCCATCCGGACGAGCGGGAGCAGGCACCGTTTGTCATCGAGGGCGTGGAAGTCAAGCCGATACCGTTCTATGAACTATCGATCCGCTTCAAGGAGCTCGACCCGGCACGCAACTATCTGCTGTATTGCCAGAAAGGCATCATGAGTCAGATGCACGCTCAGACCCTGGCGGATGCCGGGCATGGCCACGTCAGAGTCCTGCGGCCACGGGCTGCTATTTAA